In Thermodesulfobacteriota bacterium, the genomic window CCGGGATAGTAAGCCAGAAGGGCAGGATTATAGGTGCGGGGCCTTATGACGACTTCATCCAGACCGACGCGTCCATAAACCCGGGCAACTCCGGCGGTCCGCTCTTCGACCTCAAGGGAGAGGTGGTGGGCATAAATACCGCCATCATCGCCGGGGGCCAGGGCATAGGCTTCGCCATCCCGGTCAATATGGTAAAGGACATACTCATTCAGTTGAAGGAAACCGGGAAGATTACCAGGGGGTGGATAGGCGTTACCGTCCAGGAGGTAACCCGTGACATAGCCGAGGCCTTCGGCCTTGAGGAGCCGACCGGCGCGCTGATTTCATCGGTGGTGCCCGACGACCCGGCGGATAAGGCAGGCATAAAGTCCGGAGATATACTCGTAGAGTTCGACGACAAGGAAGTAGCGGGCATGAACGACCTCCCGAGGCTGGTGGCCGCCGTACCGCCCGGGAAAGAGGTCCGGGTAAAGGTCATAAGGGACGGCAAGGAAAAGAAGCTCACCCTTACGGTAGCGAAGAAGCGGGATGACGGAAAAGGGCACGAAGCCGCCGAAGAGGAGTCCGAGTCCGTCCCCGAGAAGAAGATAGGGCTCACGGTCCAGCCCATACCCGTCGAGATGGCCGAGGGGCTCGGCATCGAGGATATCGAGGGGGTGCTCGTAACGGCGGTAAACCCGGACAGCCCGGCGGGCAATGCGGGCCTCAAACGAGGGGACATCATAAAGGCGATAAACAAGAAACCGGTAAGGGGCATAGCGGAGTACCGCAAGGAGATAAAGGCCGCGGTGGAAGGCGACCTGATACTCTTTTTCGTTATGAGGGGTAAGAACACCATCTTCGTTACGGTAAAGCTGGCGGAGTAGACGGACGGCATTATCGGGCGGCGGCCCGCGGCCGCCGGTCTTTCAGCCCGGAGGACACCTTGGCATCTTACGTAATAGCCGTTACCGGCGCCAGCGGCGCCAGCTACGGCCTGAGGCTCATAGAAGAGCTTTTAAGGAGGGGAGATGATGTGGACCTTATCATCTCCCCTTCCGGTTTTCTGCTCCTCCGGGAGGAGACCGGCTTTACGCTCGCCCCGGGCGGGGGGGGGGGGGCGGACGTCGCGGAGACCATAAGGGCCGCCTTCAAAGGCGCGCGCGGCAAGCTCGGCTACACCCCCTCGGACGAGTTGACCTCGCCGCTCGCAAGCGGCTCGGCCTTGAAAAAGACCATGGTCATATGCCCCTGCTCCATGGGTACGCTCGCCAGGGTTGCCACGGGCGTGTCGGGGAACCTGATCGAGAGGGCCGCGGACTGCACCATCAAGGAAAACGGTAGGCTCGTGCTCGTACCGAGGGAAACCCCGCTTAGTGCCATTCACCTCGAAAACATGCTGAAACTCGCGAGGCTCGGCGTGGCCATTGTGCCCGCCATGCCCGCCTTCTACTCGAAACCCGAAACGCTCGACGACGCGGTGGACTTCGTCGTCGGAAAAGTGCTCGACGTGCTCGGCGTGGAGAACGACCTCTATAAAAGGTGGACGGGGAAAGAGTAAGGGATGCTCGACATAAAATATATAAGAGACAACCTCGAAGAGGCCGGGAAAAGGCTTAAGGCGAGAGACGAGGCGTTGGATCTCGCACCCGTGACCTCGCTCGACGGTAAGAGGCGTTCTCTCCTCCGGGAGGTCGAGGCCCTTAAGGAAAAGAGGAACAAGGTCTCGCAGGAGGTGGGCAGGCTCAAGAAAG contains:
- a CDS encoding DegQ family serine endoprotease is translated as MKTYGIKTILLVAFVSVLVGVAITASLDVTESTVAQNFWKESDNGEPPAIGPNSFVALAKKLSPAVVNISTTQVIRERQPAMPFPEPRTPFEDFFGEDFYKFFGEPEREFKRQSLGSGFIINEEGYILTNNHTIENATEIIVTLTGKKKKEYKAEVIGKDEKIDIALIKVDAGEDLPVVALGDSDRLEVGAWVVAIGNPFGLGGTVTAGIVSQKGRIIGAGPYDDFIQTDASINPGNSGGPLFDLKGEVVGINTAIIAGGQGIGFAIPVNMVKDILIQLKETGKITRGWIGVTVQEVTRDIAEAFGLEEPTGALISSVVPDDPADKAGIKSGDILVEFDDKEVAGMNDLPRLVAAVPPGKEVRVKVIRDGKEKKLTLTVAKKRDDGKGHEAAEEESESVPEKKIGLTVQPIPVEMAEGLGIEDIEGVLVTAVNPDSPAGNAGLKRGDIIKAINKKPVRGIAEYRKEIKAAVEGDLILFFVMRGKNTIFVTVKLAE
- a CDS encoding flavin prenyltransferase UbiX; its protein translation is MASYVIAVTGASGASYGLRLIEELLRRGDDVDLIISPSGFLLLREETGFTLAPGGGGGADVAETIRAAFKGARGKLGYTPSDELTSPLASGSALKKTMVICPCSMGTLARVATGVSGNLIERAADCTIKENGRLVLVPRETPLSAIHLENMLKLARLGVAIVPAMPAFYSKPETLDDAVDFVVGKVLDVLGVENDLYKRWTGKE